In Sorghum bicolor cultivar BTx623 chromosome 10, Sorghum_bicolor_NCBIv3, whole genome shotgun sequence, one genomic interval encodes:
- the LOC8068423 gene encoding acid phosphatase 1, which produces MARGGGGSLAHLLATLLLFLLLATPLAVGASEAEVDLAPAEGVSEAVAPDADAQQQHLLPRPLVIELPSARAAEPDADADADAVPTDVRCASWRLAAEANNLAPWKAVPPECVPHVRDYVTGAAYRSDLELVARESAAYARAALPLGDDGRDAWVFDVDETLLSNLPYYADHGYGAELFDHHRFDEWVERGEAAAIPSSLKLYNEVRELGFKTFLLTGRSEGHRGVTVENLNKQGFHDWEKLILRAAGDRKKTATVYKSEKRKEMEEEGYRILGNSGDQWSDLLGSSMSARSFKLPNPMYYIP; this is translated from the exons atggcgcgcggcggcggcggcagcctcGCCCACCTGCTCGCCacgctcctcctcttcctcctgctCGCCACGCCACTCGCCGTCGGAGCTTCCGAGGCAGAGGTGGACCTCGCGCCGGCAGAGGGCGTGTCCGAGGCGGTGGCGCCAGACGCggacgcgcagcagcagcacctcCTGCCGCGGCCGCTCGTCATCGAGCTCCCGTCGGCGAGGGCCGCGGagcccgacgccgacgccgacgccgacgccgtgcCGACGGACGTCCGCTGCGCCAGCTGGCGGCTCGCGGCGGAGGCCAACAACCTCGCGCCATGGAAGGCGGTGCCGCCGGAGTGCGTGCCGCACGTGCGGGACTACGTCACGGGCGCCGCCTACCGCTCCGACCTCGAGCTCGTGGCGCGGGAGTCCGCCGCCTACGCGCGCGCGGCCTTGCCGCTCGGCGACGATGGACGCGACGCCTGGGTGTTCGACGTCGACGAGACGCTGCTCTCCAACCTCCCCTACTACGCCGACCACGGATACGG GGCCGAGTTGTTCGACCACCACAGGTTTGACGAGTGGGTGGAGAGAGGCGAGGCGGCCGCCATCCCCTCGAGCTTGAAGCTGTACAATGAGGTTCGCGAGCTGGGCTTCAAGACCTTCCTGCTCACGGGCAGAAGCGAGGGCCACCGAGGCGTCACGGTGGAGAACCTCAACAAGCAGGGGTTCCATGATTGGGAAAAGCTCATACTCAG GGCAGCAGGTGACCGCAAGAAAACGGCGACAGTCTACAAATCAGAAAAGAGGAAAGAAATGGAAGAAGAGGGTTACAGGATCCTAGGCAACTCTGGCGACCAATGGAGCGACCTGCTGGGATCTTCCATGAGTGCTCGCTCTTTCAAGCTCCCTAACCCAATGTACTATATCCCGTGA
- the LOC8068421 gene encoding uncharacterized protein LOC8068421 has translation MGSVSLNVASSRRGGRRLACLCSPGLLNLLVLLSLLSTNLLALLAFLSPRAHPIPAATANLSSSSSAAISAQVSAIAREIDATRLVPHRDGGSGTSLPPELLLFLSPHALPLGRDARTGLTHMPASVAHACFRSPSTLALLSAFASYAPYAVCPRNATLPHRLISKACEPLPRRRCLSRGPRAALPASNMGVDSRRWVKPRHDHEFLIDDVLHLAAGGGGKIRIGFDVAGGAANFAARMRERGVTIYTTVLDNAGKPMNEFVAARGLFPLLLSPAHRFPFYDGVFDLVHVGTTALAEGGSPALGQAGTEEALEFFMFDVDRVLHAGGLLWIDSYMCHSDERRQVLVRLIGRFGYKKLKWVMGEKAGTGSTKVAMYFSAVLQKPARG, from the coding sequence aTGGGGTCCGTGTCCCTGAACGTGGCGTCCTCCCGGCGGGGCGGGCGGCGACTGGCGTGCCTCTGCTCGCCCGGGCTGCTCAACCTCCTCGTGCTGCTCTCGCTCCTCTCCACCAACCTCCTCGCGCTGCTCGCCTTCCTCTCCCCCCGCGCCCACCCCAtccccgccgccaccgccaacctatcctcctcctcctccgccgccatcTCGGCGCAGGTGTCCGCCATCGCGCGGGAGATCGACGCGACTCGCCTCGTCCCGCACCGCGACGGCGGAAGCGGTACCAGCCTGCCCCCGGAGCTGCTCCTCTTCCTGTCCCCACACGCGCTCCCGCTGGGCCGCGACGCGCGCACGGGGCTCACCCACATGCCGGCCTCCGTCGCGCACGCCTGCTTCCGCTCCCCGTCCACGCTCGCGCTCCTGTCCGCGTTCGCCTCCTACGCGCCCTACGCCGTCTGCCCGCGCAACGCCACGCTCCCGCACCGCCTCATCTCCAAGGCCTGCGAGCCGCTgccccgccgccgctgcctctcCCGGGGCCCGCGCGCCGCGCTCCCGGCCTCCAACATGGGCGTCGACAGCCGACGCTGGGTGAAGCCGCGCCACGACCACGAGTTCCTCATCGACGACGTCCTGCACCTCGCCGCCGGTGGCGGCGGCAAGATCCGGATCGGCTTCGACGTCGCCGGCGGCGCCGCCAACTTCGCCGCCCGGATGAGGGAGCGCGGGGTCACCATCTACACCACGGTGCTCGACAACGCCGGGAAGCCCATGAATGAGTTCGTGGCGGCCAGGGGACTGTTCCCGCTGCTGCTCTCGCCTGCGCACCGGTTTCCCTTCTACGACGGGGTGTTCGACCTCGTGCACGTCGGGACCACCGCATTGGCCGAAGGCGGATCGCCGGCGCTGGGGCAGGCTGGGACGGAGGAGGCGCTGGAATTCTTCATGTTTGATGTCGACCGGGTGCTGCACGCCGGTGGGCTGCTCTGGATTGACAGCTACATGTGCCACAGCGATGAACGGAGGCAGGTGCTTGTCAGGCTCATCGGCAGGTTTGGTTACAAGAAGCTCAAATGGGTAATGGGGGAGAAGGCCGGCACAGGGAGCACAAAGGTAGCAATGTACTTCTCTGCGGTGTTGCAGAAGCCGGCACGGGGTTGA
- the LOC8070704 gene encoding probable receptor-like serine/threonine-protein kinase At4g34500 — protein MHSNRNIKSFTEGEVRRITDNYRTIIGRGAFGEVYKGVLDDTSMVAVKRLIHNVKENFDKELAVHREINHKNVVRLIGYCVGENALMMVTEYVPNGNLTAILHRDNTPIPLDIRLRIATQCAEALACMHSYKHTQVIHGDIKPDNILLDYDLNAKVSDFGISRLVNTDMTLYTGNVVGSIGYIDPLFTKDGCVTAKSDVYSFGVVLLELLTRKKATPTNGQVSVVAAFSEALESGRIREARKFLDSELDPSRNKNILDELGKLAAECLKMKRDKRPEMKHVAERLSKSMKASLEGKLRKHLCRRFSYAEMVAATRNFDESLLLGQGGVGRFYRGVIDGGATMVAVERSWHGYECNEYGDLFRSFVERRSKLNHINIVPLIGYCDERGERILVYTYIDHGNLHEHLFQTQNPLTWKQRLEICIGVARGLHYLQTGAKHQGPIWFAPGRSCLNLPGLQVSCLTEFEANTPQLIHHNLRVNILLDKEELVPKILANKTADPGLDELLGCGTSNSMGNHDFIPGDIADWLTEKLGVYSFGAVLLEVLCARPHFDLRDPEEKVNLQVWARRCKRDFNWIDPYLKGKINPQCYNRFLEIVDKCLARRCFDRPSLQDVVLDLESALQLQAKYYQVPLLCYIASLLLSTLALQTVSGRVYTD, from the exons ATGCATAGCAATCGTAATATAAAAAGCTTCACAGAAGGTGAGGTCAGACGAATAACAGACAACTACAGGACCATTATCGGGAGAGGTGCATTTGGAGAAGTTTACAAAGGAGTCCTCGATGACACAAGTATGGTAGCCGTGAAGAGGTTAATCCACAACGTGAAAGAAAACTTTGATAAAGAACTGGCCGTCCATCGTGAAATCAACCACAAGAACGTAGTCAGACTCATTGGTTATTGTGTTGGGGAAAATGCCCTAATGATGGTTACCGAGTATGTGCCTAACGGAAATCTGACTGCCATTCTTCACCGTGATAACACTCCCATCCCGTTGGATATACGACTTAGAATTGCAACACAGTGTGCAGAAGCATTGGCATGCATGCATTCTTACAAGCATACTCAAGTCATTCATGGGGACATCAAACCTGATAATATACTGCTAGATTATGACCTGAATGCAAAGGTATCAGACTTTGGAATATCAAGGCTGGTGAACACAGACATGACGCTGTACACAGGCAATGTAGTGGGCAGCATAGGTTACATAGACCCATTGTTTACCAAGGATGGATGTGTCACTGCCAAGAGTGATGTTTATAGTTTTGGAGTTGTCCTCTTGGAATTATTAACTAGGAAGAAGGCAACACCAACGAATGGACAAGTAAGCGTTGTTGCTGCATTTTCTGAAGCTCTTGAAAGTGGCCGGATCAGAGAGGCGAGAAAATTTCTTGACTCCGAATTAGATCCTTCAAGAaacaagaatattcttgatgagTTGGGAAAGCTGGCAGCTGAGTGCCTGAAGATGAAAAGGGATAAACGTCCTGAGATGAAACATGTGGCAGAACGTCTTAGCAAATCAATGAAAGCTTCACTTGAGGGAAAGCTGCGAAAGCACCTGTGCCGCCGCTTCTCATATGCAGAGATGGTGGCCGCAACAAGGAACTTTGATGAGTCGCTTCTTCTTGGTCAGGGTGGTGTCGGTAGATTTTACCGTGGAGTGATCGATGGTGGAGCAACCATGGTGGCTGTAGAGCGTTCGTGGCATGGATACGAATGCAATGAATATGGAGATTTGTTTCGTTCTTTTGTAGAAAGGAGGTCGAAGCTCAACCACATCAACATTGTGCCCCTTATTGGTTACTGTGATGAGAGGGGCGAGAGGATACTGGTGTACACCTACATTGATCATGGAAACCTACATGAGCACCTCTTCCAGACCCAGAACCCACTTACCTGGAAGCAACGTCTAGAGATCTGTATCGGTGTAGCCCGTGGcctgcactatctccaaacaggtgCCAAACACCAAGGCCCTATTTGGTTTGCTCCTGGGCGGAGCTGCCTGAACCTGCCAGGGCTCCAGGTGAGCTGCCTAACAGAATTCGAAGCAAACACACCCCAACTCATCCACCATAACCTGAGGGTGAACATTCTTTTGGATAAGGAGGAATTGGTGCCCAAAATTTTAGCTAACAAAACGGCTGATCCTGGCTTGGATGAATTATTGGGCTGTGGCACCAGCAACAGCATGGGCAATCATGATTTCATTCCCGGTGATATTGCCGACTGGTTAACTGAGAAATTGGGTGTCTATTCTTTTGGTGCCGTTTTGCTTGAGGTCCTATGTGCTCGTCCACAttttgaccttagagatccagAGGAAAAGGTTAATTTGCAAGTTTGGGCGCGGCGTTGCAAGAGGGATTTTAATTGGATTGACCCCTATCTAAAGGGGAAAATTAATCCACAGTGTTACAACAGGTTCCTCGAAATTGTTGACAAGTGTCTTGCTCGTCGTTGTTTTGACCGTCCATCGTTGCAAGACGTGGTTTTGGACCTGGAGTCTGCCCTTCAATTGCAG GCAAAATATTATCAGGTTCCATTATTATGTTACATTGCTTCTCTGCTGTTAAGTACTCTAGCCCTCCAG ACAGTTTCAGGTCGTGTCTATACTGATTAG
- the LOC8068422 gene encoding coiled-coil domain-containing protein 97 isoform X2, whose product MPYPGPIQYPPTASPASPTLSPPPVERRRDATQRGTAAAMEPAAMDRIATRLSAVEGLYFPSSFLGPSPTGTGAAPPPPPSPPRRRAELRSLLARDAPLFLERYGAALSADELAAFDALSPDYEVDWHLRRLRAAAAGAPPPASRVRNRRRAFLDRLVREGEYFSEDAMREREPYLHHEYLGRFQDPLGRAMARPGERWSETLMRRAEEAVIVEKIRGEQIRRGVDPSEWVGGGAEETMEEQEEEEEEEEEEEEEEEDEEDGMKEKGTEVEKPIATEEMSFLLYIMAGGCK is encoded by the exons ATGCCATACCCAGGCCCAATCCAGTACCCGCCCACCGCTTCACCGGCGAGCCCAACCCTGAGCCCGCCGCCCGTAGAACGCCGACGCGACGCCACGCAGCGCGGTACGGCAGCAGCCATGGAGCCCGCGGCAATGGACCGCATCGCCACCCGCCTCTCCGCCGTCGAGGGCCTTTACTTCCCGTCCTCCTTTCTCGGCCCGTCCCCCACCGGCACGGGGGCCGCACCCCCACCCCCTCCCTCCCCGCCGCGGCGGAGGGCGGAGCTCCGCTCCCTCCTCGCCCGCGACGCGCCGCTCTTCCTGGAGCGGTACGGCGCGGCGCTGTCCGCCGACGAGCTCGCCGCCTTCGACGCGCTCAGCCCGGACTACGAGGTCGACTGGCACCTCCGCCGcctgcgcgccgccgccgcgggggcTCCCCCGCCCGCGTCGCGGGTGCGGAACCGGCGCCGCGCGTTCCTCGACCGCCTCGTCCGCGAGGGGGAGTACTTCTCCGAGGACGCCATGAGGGAGCGGGAACCCTACTTGCACCACGAATACCTCGGGAGGTTCCAGGACCCGCTCGGCAGAGCCATGGCGCGGCCCGGGGAGAGGTGGTCTGAAACGCTCATGCGCCGCGCGGAGGAGGCGGTCATCGTGGAGAAGATTCGCGGGGAGCAGATTAGGAGAGGGGTCGATCCCAGCGAGTGGGTGGGTGGTGGCGCTGAGGAGACCATGGAGGAgcaggaagaagaggaggaggaggaggaggaagaagaagaggaagaagaggacgAGGAAGACGGGATGAAGGAAAAGGGGACAGAGGTCGAGAAGCCTATTGCGACTGAG GAGATGAGTTTCTTGCTTTACATAATGGCAGGTGGTTGCAAATGA
- the LOC8070706 gene encoding proteasome subunit beta type-6 → MDASHTGFSSAAGEAPTTGEHRMGTTIVGVCYDGGVILGADSRTSTGMYVANRASDKITQLTDNVYVCRSGSAADTQVISDYVRYFLHQHTIQLGQPATVKVAANLIRLLAYQNKNMLQAGMIVGGWDKYEGGQIFSVPLGGTILKQPFAIGGSGSSYLYALLDHEWKEGMSQEEAEKFVVKVVSLAMARDGASGGVVRTVTINADGVKRNFYPGDKLPLWHDELEPHHSLLDILAAGNPDPMVQ, encoded by the exons ATGGACGCCTCGCACACGGGCTtctcctccgccgccggcgAGGCCCCGACCACCGGGGAGCACCGGATGGGGACCACCATCGTCGGGGTCTGCTACGACGGTGGCGTCATCCTCGGCGCCGATTCCAGGACCAGCACTG GAATGTATGTAGCCAACCGTGCTTCAGACAAGATTACTCAACTGACAGACAATGTGTATGTCTGTCGCTCTGGATCT GCTGCTGATACACAAGTCATTTCGGACTATGTACGTTATTTCCTCCACCAACACAC GATCCAGCTTGGACAACCAGCTACTGTTAAAGTTGCAGCAAACTTGATTAGGTTGCTAGCTTATCAGAACAAG AACATGTTGCAAGCTGGCATGATTGTTGGAGGATGGGATAAGTATGAGGGAGGCCAAATTTTCTCGGTTCCTCTTGGTGGAACTATCTTGAAGCAACCATTTGCAATTGGAG GTTCAGGTTCCAGTTACCTATATGCCCTTCTTGATCATGAATGGAAAGAGGGAATGAGCCAGGAAGAGGCAGAG AAATTTGTGGTGAAGGTAGTTTCCCTTGCTATGGCCCGTGATGGTGCTAGTGGAGGGGTTGTCCGTACAGTTACT ATAAATGCTGATGGCGTGAAGAGGAACTTTTACCCTGGCGACAAGCTACCCCTGTGGCACGATGAGCTGGAGCCCCATCACTCTTTGCTTGATATTCTTGCCGCTGGGAACCCTGATCCCATGGTGCAGTGA
- the LOC8068422 gene encoding coiled-coil domain-containing protein 97 isoform X1, which produces MPYPGPIQYPPTASPASPTLSPPPVERRRDATQRGTAAAMEPAAMDRIATRLSAVEGLYFPSSFLGPSPTGTGAAPPPPPSPPRRRAELRSLLARDAPLFLERYGAALSADELAAFDALSPDYEVDWHLRRLRAAAAGAPPPASRVRNRRRAFLDRLVREGEYFSEDAMREREPYLHHEYLGRFQDPLGRAMARPGERWSETLMRRAEEAVIVEKIRGEQIRRGVDPSEWVGGGAEETMEEQEEEEEEEEEEEEEEEDEEDGMKEKGTEVEKPIATEVVANEAMPVESNNGGDSAATTSNQTLSFEEMQDQLEQFTYVMQQKFLSGEDTEHMDYSQIDNDEMLDDHWSREANYDAEEKYFEED; this is translated from the exons ATGCCATACCCAGGCCCAATCCAGTACCCGCCCACCGCTTCACCGGCGAGCCCAACCCTGAGCCCGCCGCCCGTAGAACGCCGACGCGACGCCACGCAGCGCGGTACGGCAGCAGCCATGGAGCCCGCGGCAATGGACCGCATCGCCACCCGCCTCTCCGCCGTCGAGGGCCTTTACTTCCCGTCCTCCTTTCTCGGCCCGTCCCCCACCGGCACGGGGGCCGCACCCCCACCCCCTCCCTCCCCGCCGCGGCGGAGGGCGGAGCTCCGCTCCCTCCTCGCCCGCGACGCGCCGCTCTTCCTGGAGCGGTACGGCGCGGCGCTGTCCGCCGACGAGCTCGCCGCCTTCGACGCGCTCAGCCCGGACTACGAGGTCGACTGGCACCTCCGCCGcctgcgcgccgccgccgcgggggcTCCCCCGCCCGCGTCGCGGGTGCGGAACCGGCGCCGCGCGTTCCTCGACCGCCTCGTCCGCGAGGGGGAGTACTTCTCCGAGGACGCCATGAGGGAGCGGGAACCCTACTTGCACCACGAATACCTCGGGAGGTTCCAGGACCCGCTCGGCAGAGCCATGGCGCGGCCCGGGGAGAGGTGGTCTGAAACGCTCATGCGCCGCGCGGAGGAGGCGGTCATCGTGGAGAAGATTCGCGGGGAGCAGATTAGGAGAGGGGTCGATCCCAGCGAGTGGGTGGGTGGTGGCGCTGAGGAGACCATGGAGGAgcaggaagaagaggaggaggaggaggaggaagaagaagaggaagaagaggacgAGGAAGACGGGATGAAGGAAAAGGGGACAGAGGTCGAGAAGCCTATTGCGACTGAG GTGGTTGCAAATGAGGCTATGCCAGTGGAGTCCAACAATGGGGGAGACTCTGCTGCAACGACTTCCAACCAGACGTTATCTTTTGAAGAAATGCAGGATCAGTTGGAGCAGTTCACATATGTGATGCAGCAAAAGTTCCTGTCCGGGGAAGACACTGAGCATATGGACTATTCTCAGATTGATAATGATGAGATGCTTGATGATCATTGGTCCAGAGAAGCCAACTATGATGCAGAGGAAAAGTATTTCGAAGAAGATTAG
- the LOC8068420 gene encoding probable CCR4-associated factor 1 homolog 11, with translation MSSKSINCIHWDSECSSEYGDLVSEFESNWTAVWSASTIRGRHARILRRHHKTRARPRLTPHVPRFKTQTRQDAVTLTGGFEATAMYSHDGGPVLIHPLQPPPPPPPPLCSFVHIVPQYTMVEYPPQPAPLVFTPGGGGGAFLEAATKDVRPEVRDVWAGNFNDELSNLTAVLPHYPWVCVDTEFPGAVHDSDTPRYLRGPRESYALVKKNVDDLKLLQVGIALSGPAGRFPVAWQFNLRGFDPARHPYAPASLALLRAQGMHFATMNEFGIDPDAFAVGFHRSGLACGQLTWTAFSGSYDFAYLAKVLTGGQPLPATLDGFLALVRQLFGPNVLDVKHLARCCAMRGGLEQVAAALGVERAAGHAHCAGSDSLLTTDVLLAMLNSFFMNVDVLVHAGTIVDLA, from the coding sequence ATGAGTAGTAAATCAATCAATTGTATACATTGGGATTCCGAATGTTCATCGGAGTATGGCGATCTGGTTTCAGAATTCGAGTCGAATTGGACTGCGGTCTGGTCCGCTTCGACAATCCGAGGTCGGCACGCCCGTATCTTGCGCCGCCACCATAAAACCAGGGCACGGCCACGATTAACGCCCCACGTTCCAAGATTCAAAACGCAAACTCGCCAAGACGCGGTTACCCTTACCGGCGGTTTTGAAGCCACGGCGATGTACTCCCACGACGGCGGTCCGGTCCTCATCCACCCtctgcagccgccgccgccgccaccgccaccgctgtGTAGCTTCGTCCACATCGTTCCACAGTACACCATGGTGGAGTACCCGCCGCAGCCGGCGCCCCTGGTGTTCacgcccggcggcggcggcggcgcgttcTTGGAGGCCGCCACCAAGGATGTGCGCCCCGAGGTGCGCGACGTGTGGGCCGGCAACTTCAACGATGAGCTCTCCAACCTCACGGCGGTGCTGCCGCACTACCCCTGGGTGTGCGTCGACACCGAGTTCCCCGGCGCGGTCCACGACTCGGACACGCCGCGGTACCTCCGCGGGCCGCGGGAGAGCTACGCGCTGGTGAAGAAGAACGTGGACGACCTCAAGCTGCTCCAGGTCGGGATCGCGCTGTCGGGCCCCGCCGGACGCTTCCCCGTCGCGTGGCAGTTCAACCTCCGGGGCTTCGACCCCGCGCGCCACCCGTATGCGCCGGCGTCCCTCGCCTTGCTCCGCGCGCAGGGGATGCACTTCGCCACCATGAACGAGTTCGGCATCGACCCGGACGCCTTCGCCGTCGGGTTCCACCGCAGCGGCCTCGCCTGCGGGCAGCTCACCTGGACCGCGTTCTCGGGCTCCTACGACTTCGCGTATCTCGCCAAGGTGCTCACCGGCGGCCAGCCGCTGCCGGCCACGCTGGACGGGTTCCTCGCCCTGGTCCGTCAGCTGTTCGGCCCCAATGTGCTCGACGTGAAGCACCTCGCCAGGTGCTGCGCCATGCGCGGGGGGCTGGAGCAGGTGGCCGCCGCGCTCGGCGTGGAGCGCGCCGCCGGCCACGCGCACTGCGCCGGCTCTGACAGCCTGCTAACCACCGACGTACTCCTGGCAATGCTGAATAGCTTCTTCATGAACGTCGATGTGCTCGTGCACGCAGGAACCATCGTAGACCTAGCCTAG
- the LOC8070705 gene encoding agamous-like MADS-box protein AGL62, whose amino-acid sequence MVKPVVGKKPTAKSKGKQRIKIEYIEDKEKRQVTFSKRKGGLLKKASELHLLCGAHVAIVIFSQQKQQDANDPNLAAAAAALAAAAAAGLPPGGRRSSARRRGGGNVFAMGTPSVDHVMSARLAGAGDPYGHRAALEEEEDDARAAVAGREGAEATARRRDEARELVDAEEERMKAVADKVRLATAVGRFWWEADVEALGEAELPEFGGALKRLRDNVLRRHADKLVPQ is encoded by the coding sequence ATGGTGAAGCCGGTTGTTGGGAAGAAGCCGACGGCGAAGTCGAAGGGGAAGCAGCGGATCAAGATCGAATACATCGAGGACAAGGAGAAACGGCAGGTGACCTTCTCGAAGCGCAagggcgggctgctcaagaaggCCTCCGAGCTCCACCTGCTCTGCGGCGCGCACGTCGCCATCGTCATCTTCTCCCAGCAGAAACAACAGGACGCGAACGACCCGaaccttgctgctgctgctgctgctctcgccgcagcggcggcggcgggtctGCCTCCGGGCGGCAGACGCTCCTCCGCTAGGCGCAGGGGCGGCGGCAACGTGTTCGCGATGGGCACCCCGTCCGTGGACCACGTGATGAGCGCGCgcctcgccggcgccggcgacccGTACGGCCACCGCgccgcgctcgaggaggaggaggacgacgcccgcgccgccgtcgccgggcGCGAGGGGGCGGAGGCGACCGCGCGGAGGAGGGACGAGGCGAGGGAGCTCGTGGACGCGGAGGAGGAGCGGATGAAGGCCGTCGCGGACAAGGTGAGGCTGGCCACGGCCGTGGGACGGTTCTGGTGGGAGGCGGACGTGGAGGCGCTCGGCGAGGCGGAGCTACCGGAGTTCGGCGGCGCTCTCAAGCGGCTCAGGGATAATGTGCTGCGACGCCACGCGGACAAATTGGTGCCTCAGTAG